A single window of Nomascus leucogenys isolate Asia chromosome 18, Asia_NLE_v1, whole genome shotgun sequence DNA harbors:
- the GCNT4 gene encoding beta-1,3-galactosyl-O-glycosyl-glycoprotein beta-1,6-N-acetylglucosaminyltransferase 4, with product MKIFKCYCKHTLQQKVFILFLTLWLLSLLKLLNVRRLFPQKDIYLVEYSLSTSPFVRNRYTHVKDEVRYEVNCSGIYEQEPLEIGKSLEIRRRDIIDLEDDDVVAMTSDCDIYQTLRGYAQKLVSKEEKSFPIAYSLVVHKDAIMVERLIHAIYNQHNIYCIHYDRKAPDTFKVAMNNLAKCFSNIFIASKLEAVEYAHISRLQADLNCLSDLLKSSVQWKYVINLCGQDFPLKSNFELVSELKKLNGANMLETVKPPNSKLERFTYHHELRRVPYEYVKLPIRTNISKEAPPHNIQIFVGSAYFVLSQAFVKYIFNNSVIQDFFAWSKDTYSPDEHFWATLIRVPGIPGEISRSAQDVSDLQSKTRLVKWNYYEGFFYPGCTGSHLRSVCIYGAAELRWLIKDGHWFANKFDSKVDPILIKCLAEKLEEQQRNWITLSSEKLFMDRNLTTTS from the coding sequence ATGAAGATATTCAAATGTTATTGTAAACATACCCTGCAGCAGAAAGTTTTCATCCTGTTTTTAACCCTATGGCTGCTCTCCTTATTAAAGCTTCTAAATGTGAGACGACTCTTTCCGCAAAAAGACATTTACTTGGTTGAGTACTCCCTAAGTACCTCGCCTTTTGTAAGAAACAGATACACTCACGTTAAGGATGAAGTCAGGTATGAAGTTAACTGTTCGGGTATCTATGAACAGGAGCCTTTGGAAATCGGCAAGAGTCTGGAAATAAGAAGAAGGGACATCATTGACTTGGAGGATGATGATGTTGTGGCAATGACCAGTGATTGTGACATTTATCAGACTCTAAGAGGTTATGCTCAAAAGCTTGTCTCAAAGGAGGAGAAAAGCTTCCCAATAGCCTATTCTTTGGTTGTCCACAAAGATGCAATTATGGTTGAAAGGCTTATCCATGCTATATACAACCAGCACAATATTTACTGCATCCATTATGATCGTAAGGCACCTGATACCTTCAAAGTTGCCATGAACAATTTAGCTAAGTGCTTCTCCAATATTTTCATTGCTTCCAAATTAGAGGCTGTGGAATATGCCCACATTTCCAGACTCCAAGCTGATTTAAATTGCTTGTCGGACCTTCTGAAGTCTTCAGTCCAGTGGAAATATGTTATCAACTTGTGTGGGCAAGATTTTCCCCTGAAGTCAAATTTTGAATTAGTGTCAGAGTTGAAAAAACTCAATGGAGCAAATATGTTGGAGACAGTGAAACCCCCAAACAGTAAATTGGAAAGATTCACTTACCATCATGAACTTAGACGGGTGCCTTATGAATATGTGAAACTACCAATAAGGACAAACATCTCCAAGGAAGCACCCCCCCATAACATTCAGATATTTGTTGGCAgtgcttattttgttttaagtcaagcatttgttaaatatattttcaacaacTCCGTCATTCAAGACTTTTTTGCCTGGTCTAAAGACACATACTCTCCTGATGAGCACTTTTGGGCTACCTTGATTCGGGTTCCAGGAATACCTGGGGAGATTTCCAGATCAGCCCAGGATGTGTCTGATCTGCAGAGTAAGACCCGCCTTGTCAAATGGAATTACTATGAAGGCTTTTTCTATCCCGGTTGTACTGGATCTCACCTTCGAAGTGTGTGTATTTATGGAGCTGCAGAATTAAGGTGGCTTATCAAAGATGGACACTGGTTTGCTAATAAATTTGATTCTAAGGTGGACCCTATCTTGATTAAATGCTTGGCAGAAAAGCTTGAAGAACaacagagaaactggatcactttgTCCTCAGAAAAGTTGTTTATGGATAGAAATCTCACAACCACATCATGA